The following proteins come from a genomic window of Candidatus Hinthialibacter antarcticus:
- a CDS encoding DUF115 domain-containing protein has translation MSGSQYFQKNLTVLRTINEAQAESVAAAATKLIERTYPCKRLEDGWVETYVPTQFDGSTQRVFTSGLPPKQEVEQWTASLEIEQNRDHAVILLGMGLGYHPMAVLQHLPQNGVLAMVEPDALLFLTAFVHVDLSRMLADRRLHLFVGQPLNKTIDSIGAELEWPRFLVLSHQVAATPLLARANPDYPARFAQAWRDALQRETMYRRSRVNHGVEVVKNTIANADALMRFPGVNHLWEQFNETPAVLAAPGPSLEQRIDALKAMQGRALITCVNSAYPILRKHGIAPHIVFTMDHNERNARSFDEAAPSDETVLVADPRIHSRIIRHFGANVMMASWRTTLETTGAPAPVGQIPTPDRSGNSISTWLQTLTGDKGDVFGSGSVTVAGFHILARMGCRPILLMGQDLAFSGDKAYADGTIFDDKSLPRDEQVSHHVTSVTGDKIATSDTLNLYRLLLEHEIKRFGVPVFNLSLGADITGAPPADPAKIGSAFAENETAAPQALRTLLSQYQPHTNRKVLREQMRSAVQELRGFAAQARAGINTIPPEESPSETSREKIARAQGLERLIQDCAKEHPLAMELLNELLQEAHFDHEENRWRLMVLPETQGAEESLRSAVRVLDAFVAQSDYLQTLLLQKIEFLER, from the coding sequence ATGTCCGGCAGTCAATACTTTCAGAAAAACCTAACCGTTCTTCGCACCATTAACGAGGCGCAGGCTGAGAGCGTCGCCGCCGCCGCCACAAAACTGATCGAACGGACCTATCCCTGCAAGCGGCTCGAAGACGGTTGGGTGGAAACCTATGTCCCCACCCAATTCGACGGCTCCACCCAACGCGTGTTTACCAGCGGGCTCCCGCCCAAACAAGAAGTCGAGCAATGGACCGCCTCGCTGGAGATTGAACAAAACCGCGACCACGCCGTCATTTTATTGGGCATGGGGCTGGGCTATCACCCTATGGCGGTGTTGCAACACCTGCCGCAAAACGGCGTATTGGCGATGGTCGAACCGGACGCGTTGTTATTTCTCACCGCGTTCGTCCATGTCGATCTGTCACGAATGCTGGCGGACCGCCGCTTACATTTGTTCGTCGGACAACCGCTTAACAAAACCATCGACAGCATCGGCGCCGAGTTAGAATGGCCGCGCTTTTTGGTACTCTCGCACCAAGTCGCCGCAACGCCGCTGCTGGCTCGCGCCAATCCCGATTACCCTGCGCGCTTCGCCCAAGCCTGGCGCGACGCGCTGCAACGCGAAACCATGTACCGTCGTTCACGGGTCAATCACGGCGTTGAGGTCGTTAAAAACACCATCGCCAACGCAGACGCGCTGATGCGCTTTCCCGGCGTTAATCATCTTTGGGAGCAATTCAACGAAACCCCCGCCGTGCTGGCGGCGCCCGGCCCCTCGCTCGAACAACGCATCGACGCGCTCAAAGCCATGCAAGGCCGCGCCCTGATTACCTGCGTGAACTCGGCCTACCCCATTCTACGCAAACACGGGATCGCGCCGCATATCGTCTTCACCATGGACCACAACGAGCGCAACGCCCGCTCGTTTGATGAAGCCGCGCCTTCTGATGAAACCGTCCTGGTCGCCGACCCGCGCATTCACTCGCGCATCATTCGCCATTTTGGGGCGAATGTGATGATGGCCAGCTGGCGCACCACCCTCGAAACCACTGGCGCGCCCGCGCCCGTCGGGCAAATCCCCACGCCGGATCGCAGCGGGAATTCCATTTCAACATGGCTGCAAACCCTGACCGGCGATAAGGGCGACGTGTTCGGCTCCGGCAGCGTCACAGTGGCGGGCTTCCATATTTTGGCGCGTATGGGCTGCCGCCCGATTCTCTTAATGGGGCAAGACCTCGCCTTCAGCGGCGATAAAGCCTACGCCGACGGAACCATATTTGACGACAAATCGCTGCCCCGCGACGAACAAGTCAGCCACCATGTAACAAGCGTCACCGGAGACAAGATCGCAACCAGCGACACGCTCAACCTCTATCGTTTATTATTGGAACATGAGATCAAACGGTTTGGCGTCCCCGTGTTTAATCTCAGTTTGGGCGCAGACATCACCGGCGCGCCGCCTGCGGACCCCGCGAAGATAGGTAGCGCCTTTGCTGAAAATGAAACCGCCGCCCCCCAAGCCTTGCGTACCCTGCTCAGCCAATACCAACCGCACACAAACCGCAAAGTGTTACGCGAACAAATGCGCTCCGCCGTGCAGGAACTGCGCGGGTTCGCGGCGCAAGCGCGCGCAGGCATCAACACCATTCCTCCCGAAGAGTCGCCCAGCGAAACCAGCCGCGAAAAAATTGCGCGCGCACAAGGCCTGGAACGCCTCATTCAGGATTGCGCGAAAGAACACCCTCTCGCAATGGAACTGCTCAATGAGTTGCTGCAGGAAGCGCATTTCGATCATGAAGAAAACCGTTGGCGCCTGATGGTATTGCCTGAGACCCAGGGCGCCGAAGAAAGCCTGCGCTCCGCCGTACGCGTACTCGACGCTTTTGTCGCGCAGTCCGATTATTTACAAACGCTCTTGTTACAAAAGATCGAATTTTTAGAAAGATAA